Below is a window of Microbacterium saperdae DNA.
AGGAAGAGATCATCCGCGCCCAGCTCGGCATGAGCGCTGCCCGCTACTACCAGGTCCTCGGGCGTCTGGTGGAGTCCGAGGCGGCACTCGAGTACGACCCGATGCTCGTTCGTCGTCTTCGACGGCTCCGGGACTCCCGTGCCTCCCATCGCGCCATGCGCACCCCCGGCTTCGTGGGCTGAGAGTGCTTCTCGCGCGTATCTGAGGATGCGGATGCGGATTGCCAGACGTGTGCCGATAGCATCGAGGGGTGTCAAAGCCCACCCGCGATCGCTTCGATGACGTCCCTCGCACCTCCGGCCGCGTCGGGGCGCACCGCGCAGAAGCCCCCGGGATGAACGGCTGGGTGGTGCTCCTGTGGTCCTTCGTCGCCGCCCTCGTGCTGATCATCGCCGGTATCTTCGGATCGCTCGTGGTCATGGGGCGCATCGACATCTTCCCCGAATCCGCCCCGAGCGCCGTGCCGACCCCGCAGGAGACCGGAGTGGTCGACACCGCCTTCTCGGTCATGATCCTCAACGCGACGCCCGACGAGGGCCTCGACGAGCAGATGCGCGACCTCCTGATCAACAAAGGCTGGGCGGCCGGCACGGTCTACGCGAGCGACAGCGACAGCACCGACTTCGCGACGACGACCGTCTATTACGTCGAGGATGACGATGAGCTCGCGGCCATCGGTCTGGCGAACCTGATCGGCGGCGCTGACGTGGAGCAGAGCGATGTCTACGCCGGTCTCAACCGCACGGACGGGGAGCAGCTCACCGTCGTGATCGGCCTCGACCGCTCCGCCTCGCCTCCGGCGACGCCTGCCGACGATCCCGCCTCCTGACACACGACCGGCACCCGGCTCCGGCGGCTTGCACTCGGAGGGGTCGAGTGCCAGAATGGCGTTAGCACTCTCACACTCTGAGTGCTAAACCCAACGTCTACGTCCAGGAGGGACGAAAAAACTCATGGCAAAGATCATTGCTTTCGATGAGGAGGCCCGCCGCGGCCTCGAGCGCGGCCTCAACATCCTCGCCGACGCGGTCAAGGTGACCCTCGGCCCGCGCGGCCGCAACGTCGTGCTCGAGAAGAAGTGGGGCGCCCCCACGATCACGAACGACGGTGTCTCCATCGCCAAGGAGATCGAGCTCGACGACCCGTACGAGAAGATCGGTGCGGAGCTCGTCAAGGAGGTCGCCAAGAAGACTGACGACGTCGCCGGTGACGGCACCACGACCGCGACGGTCCTGGCTCAGGCGCTCGTCCGCGAAGGCCTGCGCAACGTCGCAGCCGGCGCCGACCCGATCTCGCTGAAGCGCGGCATCGAGAAGGCTGTCGCCGCGATCACCGAGGAGCTGCTCGCCAGCGCCAAGGAGATCGACTCCAAGGAGCAGATCGCCGCGACCGCGTCCATCTCCGCCGCTGACCCCGCGATCGGCGAGCTCATCGCCGAGGCGATCGACAAGGTCGGCAAGGAGGGTGTGGTCACCGTCGAGGAGTCCCAGACCTTCGGCACCGAGCTCGAGCTCACCGAGGGCATGCGGTTCGACAAGGGCTACCTGAACCCGTACTTCGTCACGGACCCCGACCGTCAGGAAGCCGTCTTCGAGGACGCCTACATCCTGATCGCGAACCAGAAGATCTCCAACATCAAGGACCTTCTGCCCATCGTCGACAAGGTGATCCAGGACGGCAAGGAGCTCGTCATCATCGCCGAGGACGTCGAGGGCGAGGCTCTCGCGACGCTCGTGCTCAACAAGCTCAAGGGCATCTTCAAGTCGGTCGCCGTCAAGGCTCCCGGCTTCGGCGACCGCCGCAAGGCGCAGCTGCAGGACATCGCGATCCTCACCGGTGGTCAGGTCATCACCGAAGAGGTCGGCCTGAAGCTCGAGAACGCCACGCTCGACCTGCTGGGTCGTGCCCGCAAGGTCATCGTCACCAAGGACGAGACCACGATCGTCGAGGGCGCCGGCGAGGCCGACCAGATCGACGGTCGCGTCACGCAGATCCGTCGTGAGATCGAGAACACCGACAGCGACTACGACCGCGAGAAGCTGCAGGAGCGCCTGGCGAAGCTCGCCGGTGGCGTCGCCGTCATCAAGGCCGGCGCTGCGACCGAGGTCGAGCTCAAGGAGCGCAAGCACCGCATCGAGGACGCCGTACGCAACGCGAAGGCAGCCGTCGAGGAGGGCATCGTCCCCGGTGGTGGTGTCGCGCTCATCCAGTCGGGTACGAAGGCTCTCGACGCC
It encodes the following:
- a CDS encoding LytR C-terminal domain-containing protein — translated: MSKPTRDRFDDVPRTSGRVGAHRAEAPGMNGWVVLLWSFVAALVLIIAGIFGSLVVMGRIDIFPESAPSAVPTPQETGVVDTAFSVMILNATPDEGLDEQMRDLLINKGWAAGTVYASDSDSTDFATTTVYYVEDDDELAAIGLANLIGGADVEQSDVYAGLNRTDGEQLTVVIGLDRSASPPATPADDPAS
- a CDS encoding DUF3263 domain-containing protein, with amino-acid sequence MLGDLTERDRAVLHLEAAWPRHSGAKEEIIRAQLGMSAARYYQVLGRLVESEAALEYDPMLVRRLRRLRDSRASHRAMRTPGFVG
- the groL gene encoding chaperonin GroEL (60 kDa chaperone family; promotes refolding of misfolded polypeptides especially under stressful conditions; forms two stacked rings of heptamers to form a barrel-shaped 14mer; ends can be capped by GroES; misfolded proteins enter the barrel where they are refolded when GroES binds), whose amino-acid sequence is MAKIIAFDEEARRGLERGLNILADAVKVTLGPRGRNVVLEKKWGAPTITNDGVSIAKEIELDDPYEKIGAELVKEVAKKTDDVAGDGTTTATVLAQALVREGLRNVAAGADPISLKRGIEKAVAAITEELLASAKEIDSKEQIAATASISAADPAIGELIAEAIDKVGKEGVVTVEESQTFGTELELTEGMRFDKGYLNPYFVTDPDRQEAVFEDAYILIANQKISNIKDLLPIVDKVIQDGKELVIIAEDVEGEALATLVLNKLKGIFKSVAVKAPGFGDRRKAQLQDIAILTGGQVITEEVGLKLENATLDLLGRARKVIVTKDETTIVEGAGEADQIDGRVTQIRREIENTDSDYDREKLQERLAKLAGGVAVIKAGAATEVELKERKHRIEDAVRNAKAAVEEGIVPGGGVALIQSGTKALDALNLTGDEATGANIVRVAIEAPLKQIALNAGLEPGVVANKVSELPSGQGLNAATGEYVDMFAAGIIDPAKVTRSALQNAASIAALFLTTEVVVADKPEKAAAPMGDPSGGMDF